The following proteins are co-located in the Equus caballus isolate H_3958 breed thoroughbred chromosome 15, TB-T2T, whole genome shotgun sequence genome:
- the FAM178B gene encoding protein FAM178B isoform X4 produces the protein MRPSSLRQYLGSATSPPCQKQQPKASAELDHKVCYLCHSLLTLAEVVVSCQDITPEQWGELQLLCMQLDRHISTHIRESPQAMHRTKLKDLAVQTYIRWQELLTHCQPQAQYFSPWKDI, from the exons ATGAGGCCATCATCCCTCAGGCAGTACCTGGGCTCTGCGACCTCGCCACCCTGCCAGAAGCAACAGCCAAAGGCCAGTGCAGAGCTAGACCACAAG GTCTGCTACCTGTGCCACAGCCTCCTGACACTGGCCGAGGTGGTGGTCAGCTGCCAGGACATTACTCCAGAGCAATGG GGGGAGCTGCAGCTGCTGTGCATGCAGTTGGACCGCCACATCAGCACCCATATCCGGGAGAGCCCCCAGGCCATGCACCGGACCAAACTCAAGGATCTGGCTGTCCAGACCTACATCCGCTGGCAGGAGCTGCTGACCCACTGCCAGCCCCAG GCCCAGTACTTCAGCCCCTGGAAAGACATCTAA